In Anopheles merus strain MAF unplaced genomic scaffold, AmerM5.1 LNR4000012, whole genome shotgun sequence, the following proteins share a genomic window:
- the LOC121600938 gene encoding uncharacterized protein LOC121600938, whose protein sequence is MLLSLRAIRGLSRDPLYDSLVTKDYSNIYDLIDNIKRGETHLLMRKNIERRIPSAHYSNVPRLVAPRQAPTETPRCYNCSDFGHHSLQCTKPRRALGSCFRCGSTSNVIRNCPDVVRRQPTAAAVQSNENETPNVDDADNGNVLQLDAYQEC, encoded by the exons ATGCTATTATCACTTAGAGCCATTAGAGGACTATCCCGTGATCCTCTCTACGATAGTCTCGTCACAAAGGACTACAGCAACATATACGATCTGATCGACAACATTAAGCGCGGTGAAACACATTTATTGATGCGCAAAAATATAGAACGCCGCATTCCTTCTGCCCACTACTCAAATGTTCCGAGATTAGTGGCCCCGAGACAGGCGCCAACAGAAACACCTCGTTGTTACAACTGCTCAGATTTTGGACACCATTCATTACAATGTACTAAACCTCGTCGAGCCTTGGGTTCCTGCTTCCGATGCGGCAGTACATCTAACGTCATCCGTAACTGTCCCGACGTAGTTAGACGACAACCAACAGCAGCCGCAGTTCAGAGCAACGAAAATGAGACACCGAATGTAGATGACGCGGATAATGGAAACGTTCTGCAGCTCGATGCCTATCAGGAG TGCTAA